One Phocaeicola dorei genomic region harbors:
- a CDS encoding acyltransferase family protein — MTANTPKRLLALDILRGITIAGMILVNNPGSWGYVYAPLEHAAFNGLTPTDLVFPFFMFIMGISTYISLRKYNFTYSHATLRKIMKRTVIIFCIGLLLNLLAKSVFTHHLNFEEWRYLGVMQRLAIGYGVTSLVAITVKHKYFPAIILVTLAAYFLLLATGDGFNQSETNVVARFDAWALGTSHMYHEGGMAFDPEGLLSTVPAVCHVMVGFYCGKLLLSAKDNAEKIQRLFLIGTILTFAGFLLSYGCPINKKVWSPTFVIITCGLASSFLALLIWIIDMKGYQNWCAFFRSFGVNPLFIYVFAETMGIALGATGVSAFIYEKMLAPALGDYPSSLVYALIYIIFCWSIVHILYKKGIYIKI; from the coding sequence ATGACAGCAAATACCCCCAAACGATTGCTCGCTCTTGACATTTTGAGAGGCATCACCATTGCAGGCATGATTCTTGTGAATAACCCCGGTTCGTGGGGGTATGTGTATGCTCCGCTGGAGCATGCCGCCTTTAACGGATTGACCCCCACCGATCTCGTTTTCCCTTTTTTTATGTTCATTATGGGAATCTCGACTTATATTTCTTTGCGGAAATATAATTTTACTTATTCACATGCCACGTTGCGTAAAATAATGAAGCGTACAGTCATTATTTTTTGTATCGGTCTATTGTTGAATCTTTTAGCTAAGTCTGTTTTTACACATCATCTGAATTTTGAAGAATGGCGCTATCTGGGAGTCATGCAACGGCTCGCTATAGGATACGGTGTGACCAGTCTGGTTGCTATAACGGTGAAGCATAAATATTTTCCTGCTATCATTTTGGTGACTTTGGCCGCTTATTTTCTTTTATTGGCTACGGGAGACGGCTTCAATCAGTCGGAAACCAATGTTGTGGCTCGTTTTGACGCATGGGCATTGGGCACATCCCATATGTACCATGAGGGCGGAATGGCGTTTGATCCGGAAGGGCTGCTGAGTACTGTTCCTGCGGTGTGCCATGTGATGGTAGGATTTTATTGTGGAAAGTTGTTGCTTTCCGCTAAAGATAATGCCGAAAAGATACAGCGGTTGTTTCTGATAGGAACTATACTTACATTTGCCGGCTTTCTGTTAAGTTATGGCTGCCCTATTAATAAAAAAGTGTGGTCGCCTACTTTTGTTATTATAACTTGTGGATTGGCGTCCAGTTTTTTGGCTCTGCTCATTTGGATTATTGATATGAAAGGATATCAGAACTGGTGTGCTTTTTTCCGGTCATTCGGAGTGAATCCTTTGTTTATTTATGTGTTTGCGGAAACAATGGGAATCGCATTGGGTGCTACGGGCGTGAGTGCCTTTATTTATGAAAAGATGCTGGCTCCGGCATTGGGGGATTATCCCAGCTCATTAGTCTATGCTTTGATCTATATTATATTCTGTTGGAGCATTGTTCATATTTTATATAAAAAAGGCATCTATATCAAGATTTAG
- a CDS encoding beta-N-acetylhexosaminidase translates to MKKKSLLVFFVGLLTCGCQMKEVINEYNVVPLPVTMNEQPGRFYLNSDVPVVVNASQEVKNIASSLSTTVLDVAGIKLKPGGELHENVPTIVFDSIPDMEKEAYKLSVTPQQIKITASTPNGFYYGLQTLYQLLPVAIYSKERARNAEWSVPCVEIEDTPAFRYRGAMLDVCRHFASIDYIKKFIDVLAVHKMNTFHWHLTDDQGWRIEIKKYPKLTEIGSQRSETMVDYFYTHYPFKYDGKPHGGYYTQEEIKEVVAYAQSKYITVIPEIELPGHALAAIASYPELSCTPDSTYEVCKLWGVFDQVFCPTDTFFQFMEGVMDEVVELFPSSYIHIGGDECPKYAWEHCSHCQKLIRDLGLKDDVTPNPVDGRKHTKEEKLQSYIVNRAEKYLNSKGRNIIGWDEILEGGLAPNATVMSWRGVEGGMTAAKAGHDAIMTPNPYAYLDHYQEEPEIAPVTIGGYNTLKKTYSYNPVPADADSLVKQHIIGVQANCWAEYMPTEDNRDYQIFPRLIAIAETGWTPMKEKNFTSFCSRMVEDFKRLEIMGVKPCLNFFDVNINTRSTKEGVLNVELETFYPGAQIYYTIHGEEPSVNASLYSHPFPLEGTYDLKAAAFVDGKQIGKVTHKQLYKNLISGKKYEITPEPKGMKGDILGENDILGADTVTLGLTNGKRGNNASSTPWVGIRPDNNDKVTFVADFDKATISKIRFGTLYNAAGNILPVSKAVVYVSASGNKFEKVAEKEFTYDIKENTFKGFDEEIEFPAQEAVKVKIEFTSGGKIRNGIDCYSPHDKSEVPSTMALDEIEIY, encoded by the coding sequence ATGAAAAAAAAGAGTCTGCTAGTATTTTTCGTTGGGCTATTAACGTGTGGGTGCCAAATGAAAGAAGTAATCAATGAGTACAATGTAGTTCCGCTGCCTGTTACTATGAATGAGCAGCCGGGACGTTTTTATCTGAACAGCGATGTTCCTGTCGTTGTGAACGCCTCACAAGAAGTGAAAAATATCGCTTCCAGTCTATCAACTACCGTATTGGATGTAGCCGGTATCAAATTGAAACCGGGTGGTGAATTACATGAAAATGTACCCACCATTGTTTTTGACAGCATTCCGGATATGGAGAAAGAAGCCTACAAATTATCAGTCACCCCCCAACAGATAAAGATTACAGCATCAACACCTAACGGATTTTATTACGGACTGCAAACTCTGTATCAACTGTTGCCGGTAGCTATTTATAGCAAGGAAAGAGCACGCAATGCCGAATGGAGCGTACCTTGCGTCGAGATAGAAGATACTCCGGCGTTCCGATATCGCGGAGCAATGCTGGATGTATGCCGTCATTTTGCATCGATAGATTACATCAAAAAATTCATTGATGTATTGGCCGTACATAAGATGAATACCTTCCACTGGCATCTTACGGATGACCAAGGCTGGAGAATCGAAATCAAAAAGTATCCCAAACTGACCGAAATCGGTTCCCAACGTTCAGAAACCATGGTGGATTATTTCTATACCCACTACCCGTTTAAATATGACGGCAAACCTCATGGAGGTTACTATACACAAGAAGAAATTAAAGAAGTGGTAGCATACGCCCAAAGCAAATATATCACCGTCATTCCGGAAATAGAGCTACCGGGACATGCCTTGGCAGCCATTGCCTCTTACCCCGAATTATCCTGTACTCCGGACAGCACCTACGAAGTTTGCAAACTGTGGGGTGTGTTTGACCAGGTATTCTGCCCTACCGACACTTTCTTTCAATTTATGGAAGGAGTCATGGACGAAGTGGTGGAATTATTCCCAAGTTCTTATATACATATAGGTGGTGACGAATGCCCCAAATACGCATGGGAACATTGTTCCCATTGCCAAAAACTGATACGAGACCTAGGGCTTAAAGATGATGTCACTCCTAATCCCGTAGACGGCAGAAAGCATACCAAAGAAGAGAAGTTACAAAGCTATATCGTAAACCGTGCGGAAAAATACCTGAACAGCAAAGGACGCAACATCATCGGTTGGGATGAAATTCTGGAAGGCGGGCTTGCTCCCAACGCCACAGTAATGTCATGGCGTGGTGTGGAAGGCGGAATGACCGCAGCCAAAGCCGGGCATGATGCCATCATGACTCCCAATCCTTACGCTTATCTTGATCATTATCAAGAAGAACCGGAAATAGCCCCTGTCACTATCGGTGGGTATAACACATTGAAGAAAACATATAGTTACAATCCTGTACCGGCTGATGCAGACAGTCTGGTAAAACAACACATCATAGGCGTACAAGCTAATTGCTGGGCTGAATATATGCCAACCGAAGACAATCGTGACTATCAAATCTTCCCACGTTTAATCGCCATAGCCGAGACCGGATGGACTCCGATGAAGGAGAAGAATTTCACTTCATTCTGCAGCCGCATGGTAGAAGATTTCAAACGTCTGGAAATAATGGGGGTAAAACCATGCCTCAACTTCTTTGATGTAAACATTAATACCCGTTCCACTAAAGAAGGAGTACTGAATGTAGAACTGGAAACATTCTATCCGGGAGCACAAATCTATTATACAATCCACGGTGAGGAACCGTCTGTAAATGCCAGCTTATATAGCCATCCATTCCCATTGGAAGGTACTTACGACTTGAAAGCCGCCGCCTTTGTTGACGGTAAGCAGATTGGTAAAGTTACCCATAAACAACTTTACAAGAATTTAATCAGTGGAAAGAAATATGAAATAACTCCGGAACCCAAAGGAATGAAGGGGGATATTTTAGGAGAAAATGACATATTAGGGGCCGATACGGTGACTTTAGGACTAACCAACGGAAAACGTGGGAACAATGCCTCTTCCACTCCATGGGTAGGTATCCGCCCGGACAATAATGATAAAGTGACCTTCGTGGCAGACTTTGATAAAGCTACAATCAGTAAAATCAGATTTGGTACGCTTTATAATGCAGCCGGCAATATATTACCGGTAAGCAAAGCTGTGGTGTATGTTTCCGCCTCAGGCAATAAATTCGAGAAAGTGGCCGAAAAGGAATTTACCTATGACATCAAAGAAAACACCTTCAAAGGATTCGATGAAGAAATAGAGTTCCCGGCACAAGAAGCTGTAAAGGTGAAAATAGAATTTACAAGCGGAGGCAAAATACGTAATGGTATTGATTGCTATAGTCCGCATGATAAGAGCGAAGTGCCCAGTACAATGGCATTGGATGAAATAGAAATCTATTAA